Below is a genomic region from Campylobacter geochelonis.
CAATACGTTTTAACTCGCACGCTTTTTTATAAAGCTAATATGCTTTTGTATTGTCTTTATTAAACGCGCTAGTTTGCGTCATCTGGAAGTATTTGCCACCCATGTTTGAGATGGATAAATTTATAAATGCTAAAAAGATTATGAGTGATTTTATGGTAAATCTTTTATAAATTTAGTCTATATCTTAGCTAAATTGTCTGCTAAATTTGGAGTGAAATTTAGAATTTATTATTTTAAAACAAAAGTGATATAATAAATGATTCAAATTTAGCACAAGGAGATTTTATGCGAAGCGATATCATCAAAAAAGGCTACACTCGCACCCCACACCGCTCACTTTTAAGAGCAACTGGGCTTAAAGATGAGGATTTTAACAAGCCATTTATCGGCGTTGCAAACAGTTTCATAGAGATAATTCCAGGACATTTTTACCTAAATAAATACTCTGAAATTATAAAAGATGAGATAAGAAAAAACGGCTGTATTCCATTTGAGTTTAACACAATAGGCGTTGATGATGGCATCGCGATGGGACATAGCGGTATGCTTTACTCTCTTCCAAGCCGCGAAATCATCGCAAACTCTATAGAAACTGTGATGAACGCTCACGCTCTTGATGCGATGATAGCGATACCAAACTGCGATAAAATCGTCCCTGGTATGATAATGGGCGCGCTTCGTGTGAATGTTCCAACGCTTTTTGTAAGTGGTGGTCCGATGAAAGCTGGAATCGATGAAAATGGCAACGCGCTTGATCTAAACTCCGCATTTGAAGCAGTTGGCGCGTATGAAACAAAGAAAATTGATGAAAAAGAGCTTTATAAAATCGAATGCGCGGCATGCCCAAGTGGGGGAAGTTGCTCTGGAATGTTTACAGCAAATTCGATGAATACTTTGTGCGAGGCGATGGGAATCGCGCTTGAGGGAAATGGCACGATTTTAGCGCTAACGCCCCAACGCGAAGAGCTAATGAGAAAAGCAGCTCGTAGAATTTGCCAAATCGCCCTTGATGAACGCTTTAAAATACGAAATATCCTAAACGAAAAAGCCGTTAAAAACGCGATGGTTATCGATATGGCGATGGGTGGAAGTAGCAACACGATACTTCATATGCTTGCGATTTCTCGCGAAGCTGGTTGCCCACTAGATATAAAAGAGCTAAATACGATCAGCAAAAATATCGCTCATATCGCTAAAATCGCGCCAAGTTTGCCAAGCGTGCATATGGAAGATGTGCATAAGGCTGGTGGCATGAGCGCTGTTATGCGTGAGATTTCGCGCCGTGATAATGGGCTTTTAAGCTTAGATAATCTAACTGTTAGCGGCGAGACTTTGGGCGAGAGGATAAAAGATGCGAAAATTTTAGATGAAAGCGTGATTCATAAAGTCGAAAATGCCTACTCAAAAGTCGGTGGTTTGGCGATTTTGTTTGGAAATTTAGCCGAGCAAGGGTGTGTTATAAAAACAGCTGGAATTATCGGTGAGCGTAAATTTAGTGGTCGCGCGGTCTGCTTTAACTCTCAAGATGAAGCTATAGCGGGCATTAGCGGTGGTAAAGTTACAAAAGGCGATGTGGTAGTGCTAAGATATGAAGGTCCAAAAGGAGGTCCTGGTATGCAAGAGATGCTAACTCCAACAAGCTTAATTATCGGTCGTGGGCTTGGTGCTGATGTGGCGCTAATCACAGATGGACGTTTTAGTGGCGCAACTAGAGGACTTTGCATCGGTCATGTAAGCCCAGAAGCGGCTGAAGGCGGTATGATAGGGCTTTTAAAAGATGGCGATATAATTGATATAGATGTTGATACTTACTCGATAAATGTTCGTCTTGATAAGGCTGAAGTAGCAAAACGAAAAGCTGAGTTTAAATACGCTGGCAAGCAAGTTAGCAGCAGATGGCTAAGACAGTACCAAAAGCTTGTAACAAATGCAAGTAACGGGGCGATTTTAGAGGCGTAATTTATAATATAACTATGAGTTTTTATAAATTTGCATTATAAAACTTTGATGATTAAGTTAAATAAAAGGTAAAAATGAAAACACTGCTTATAAACGCTCATCCTAAATTTGATGATAAATTTAGCTTTTCGCATATGCTAGAAGCTAAATTCAAAGAAAAATTTGAGCTTAAATTTGATAAAAAGTTGCTAACACAGCTAAATTTATATGGCGAAGCGATACCGTGCCTTGATAAAGAGATGTTGGATTTGTTTGAAAATCCAAAAGAAAACGCGCTATCAAAGCGCATGGATGCGATAATGGAGCAGTTTTTAAGCCATAAGCGAGTTGTTATCGTTATGCCACTTCATAATTTTAATGTAACAAGTCGCTTTAAAGATTATATGGATAATATCCTAATCGCACATAAAACATTCACTTACAAAAGTGGTGGTTCAGTGGGACTTATGAATGATGATAGAAAAGTTTTGTTGCTTCTTTCTAGTGGTTCGCTTTATACAGATAGCAGCAGATATGAAGCGCTTGATTTTGCCTCAAGCTATATAAAAGCGATGTTTTGTGAGATGATGGGATTTAACGAATTTAGTCTAGTTAGGGCTGAGGGCACATCTTTAAGCAGGTTTAGCAAAGAAGAAATTTTAGACAAATCGTATGCAAATTTAGACGCCGTTTTTGATAAATTTTATCTGCAGTTGCAAGAAATTTAGTTAAATTTAAAAGATAAAATTTGGATTAAGGTTTTTAGTGTGAATGAGTTTGATAAATTTGGTTTAAAGTAGGTATAATTTGGATATTTTAAGGAGTTGATTTTGTTTTTTTGGCAATATATAGAGCGTCGTAATTTGGAAAAAGTTAAAGATGAAATTATAGAAATTTCAAAACTAAAATTTGATGATGAAAATGATGAAATTCCGCTTGATTTTGATTTAGAAGAGATCAAAAATGAGTTAAATTTGACTCACAGCGAGTACCGAAAAGCCTTGCTTGATGTCGAGTGGATAAAAGATAAGCCTGAGCGATTTTATATAAATAAATCAAAAATTATTGAGCTACTAGAAGAAGAAAAAAATATAATAGAAAATTATATATGTTCAAAAGATAGTGATGAAAAAACTGAATTTTACAAGGATTTTATCAAATCTGAGAAAAATTTATTTGATGTTTATGAGTCTGATTCTAACTTCGCTGAGAAAATTTCAAAAGTAAATTTGCTATCAAGAAGTATAAATTCGCTAGAATTTACCTTCTTAAAATTTATAGATAAACTAAAAAATGGCTATTTTTTAACCATTTTGTTGGTTGTTTCTGCGATATTTTTTGTATTTCCATACTATGCTAAGATAAATTCAGACTTAAATATGGCTATAAGCTATGATAATTTTGTATTTATAAATTTAATGCTTTATGGATTTTTTGTCTTGATATTGATGTTTATTTATATATTTTTTCAAATATTTATGCTCTATAATATAAGTAAACATAATAGTAAAGCACTGAATTTATTTTTTATTTTCCCAAATTTATTTTTATTAACCCTGATATTATTGCCATTATTTGATTATTTAGCAAAAGAATTTTTACTAATAAATTCGCTAGGTTTTGAAAACACTTTTTTACCAATCCTTATTTTATACACACTATCTTTTTTCATTTGGTGTTTATCTTGCAAAGATGTGAAGTATTTATCAGATAAATTTTTAGCTTTTTTACTTATAGTTTTATTTGATATATTAGCTATATTTTTTGCATATATTAATTTTAAAGAAGAAAATTTCTTTGGATATATAATATTATTATTTTTAATCTTTACTAGTAGAATTTTAGCATTTAAATATATTTTTAATTATAAATTTGTTTTGAGTGTGGTCACAATTTTTACACTTATTTTTATTGTATATTTATTATGTTAAGGCGTTTTGTAAGAGTCGCTGGGATAGCTAACTAGTAAAGAGAAATTACAGTTGATAGGAAATTTATGCCAAAAGAATATGCCGATATAAATATAACTGATTGTAATATTAAGCAAGATTTTTTCCCACAATTTTCATGTGTAGAACAGATCGGCGATAATGAAATAAAGCTAAGAAATGTACTAGTTGTAAGCGAAAAGATGATATTTACAAACTAAAAATTATAAGAAAAGATAATAACAACAGCATAATTTTTTCAATGCATAAAAGGCATATAAAAAACTAAATTTAAAGGATATTTTTGCGAAATCAACCAAAATATAACTTTTTTAAAAACACAAACTACGCCATCTCTGGGCTTTGCGAGATAGTTAAAAACGAAAGCTCGTTTAAAATCGAGCTTGTTATTATAGCTATTTTAAGTGTATGCTCTTTGTTTTTAAAGCTTAGCGTGGCGCTTCATATCATTTTGATAGTAAGTTTGCTTTTAGTTTTGCTAACTGAGTGCCTTAATAGCGCGATTGAGCGATGTGTGGACTTGACTACGACGCAGATTCACCCGCTTGCAAAAGCAGCAAAAGACGCTGGAAGTGCGGCAGTTTTTATATCTATTTGCATCACTGTTATCTCGTGGGGATTTGTGCTTTTTGAACTTATTTTTGGCTTAGCGTAAATTAAAACAAAATTTTAGCAAAACCACGCATTTTGATACGATAATTTTGAAAATATCTTTTAAATTTATGCTTATAAAACTTGACAAATCTTAGATAAGTCAGCAAAAACTCTTTTCATCATCGGTTATGCTTTTTTGATACGATAACTTTGCAAAATATCTTTTAAATTTAGACTAAAATTTTATACCTATAAAATTAGCTATTTTTCTGCTAGTAAAAATTCGTTTTATAAATCAAGATATATTTGATTGCGCCACAAAATGATAGAAAAATGATTTATTAAAATACTACGCGAATTTTTATACAAAATAGAATTTAAAATCAAAGAAATTTTTTTAGCTTATCTGGCAATTTGAGCATAAAAAAATATGATATTTCAAGCGATAAATGGTTTGATTTATGCTAAATTTTATAAAATATTATAGATTTTACACGATTGTATTTGCAAATTTAAAAAGCTACAAATGTATTTTATATAAAATTTAGTTTAAGTTTTTGTTAAAATTTGAGTCAATAAGAGTTTTAAAAGCTTTACACAAAGCAAAACCCGCAAAAAGCGGGTTTAAACTATTTATGCGTAGAATAGATATGTATAAACTGAAAGCACCGCAGCACAAGCTGTACATAAGATAATGCCAGATTTTACCATCTCGCTTTGTTTAATTAAACCAGTGCCAAAAACAATCGCATTTGGCGGAGTTGCAACAGGCATCATAAACGCACAACTTGCTCCGATTCCTATAACTATGGTAAGTGTTTCTGTTGGAAGACCAACTTGAGGAGCTATCGCTGCAAAAACAGGAACTAAAAGCGCCGCAGAAGCGGTGTTGCTAGTAAATTCTGTAAGAACGATAATAAAAATCGCAACTACAAATATGATAAGAAATTTCGGTGCATCACCAAAAATTCTAGCAACCTCTTGACCTAAAACCAAAGACGCGCCAGAGTCTTTTAAAATCGCACTTAAAGTAAGCCCACCACCAAAGAGCAAAAGCACGCCCCACTCTGTGTTTTTAGCGATATCTTTCCATGTAGCAAGTCCAAGCACAACGATAAGAATCGCAGCGGCAATAGCTATAAAAGCGTCTGATAACTTAACGCCTAAAAGCTCGCTTAACTGTTTAGAAAATATCCAAAATAGCGCAGTTACGACAAATAAAACAGCAGTGACTATCCTGCTTGTAGTCCATGGAACTTCCTCAACTTCTAGTTGAATCTTTTGTCCAAGATTTGGTTTTAAAACAAAATAAAGAACAATCAGCATAAGTGGGAAGAAAAGTAACATCATCGGCAAGCCAAGTTTCATCCAATCTATAAATGAAAACCCTAAAGCTGCTGAAGCGATAGCATTTGGTGGTGAACCAACGATAGTTCCAAGACCGCCTATACTGGCTGAGTATGCAATACCAAGCAAGATAAATACAAAAGTTCCTCTATCTTTTTCTTGATCTAAACTTGTAATCATACCAAGAGCAAGTGGAAGCATCATAGCAGCGGTTGCTGTGTTTGAAACCCACATAGAAAGTAGCGCTGTAACCGCACAAATAGCGACAGTTGCGATACCTAAGTGGTTTCCAGAAAGAGAGATGATTTTCATCGCTATCTTTCTATCTAACTTTTGGATGTGTAAAGCAGTAGCAAGTGCAAAACCTCCAAAAAACAAGTAGATAGTAGGATCGGCAAAACTTGTTAGCGCTTTTTTCATAGTTAAAGCTGTAAATTCACCAGTCTTACTAAAAGAGCCGATGCCTATGATAATGCCTATAATTGGGACCATTAGTGCCGTTATCGTGATATGAACTGCCTCTGTTAGCCATAAACTAGCGACAAAAAACAGCATCACAAGCCCTTTTTTAACGTTTGGTTCATAAGGCAAGATGTTATAAAGTATAAAAGACAAAATTGCCGCTACAACGATGATGATAAGCCCTCTTTTGGGGAAAGGCGTGTGCGCTGTAAGCTGCGACTCAACTTCTTGACTCATATTTTCTCCTTTGTATTAGTTTAATTGCATATAATATAAAATTTATCTCTATAAATAACTTAATCATTACTTTTTATCACAATTTTTATTTTAAATATTACTAATGGTAACAAATTTATATGCTTGTGGGAATACGGATATATTTCATAAAGCCATATTTGCTTGAATTGACTTGATAATATAAATAAATATTTAATATTTTGTTACAAATACCTTTATTTTTATTGTTGATTTTAATCAGCTTTTGATATAATATTTTAGTTTATAATGTTTATTTTTGAAGTTTTAAACAAGGCTTATAGTTGTTTTATGCTTATGAAAATATAAATTTAAAACTATAATATAAATTTGAAAGGATAATAAATTTACATTATACATTATCACTTAAATTTAGCAACATAAAGGCGATAAATATTAAAATAAATTATATAAAAAGGAGTAAATATGAGTTGTGCGGTATATATCGATATCGCTGCTAAGCAAAACTACATCTTTAGTTCAAATAAACTTAAAGATATAGTCGGAGCTAGTGAGATTATCAGACAAGTCACAAACAAAGATTTAGAAAAGACTTTTGTTAAAAAATATCCTAAATTTAAAGAGCCAGATGGAAATTTTGGTGGCGGAAACGCTCTTTTGTTTTTTGATGATGAAGTAAGTGCTAAGGATTTTATCAGAATATACTCAAAACATTTGCTTGAGGCTTTTCCATCTTTAACTCCATATTTTTTACTCGACGCTAAATTTGATGAAAACAACTATCAAGAAAGTATCAACAAAACTCACGAAAAACTAGAAAAGCTTAAAAACAGCTATTTTCCACTCACTCAACCACTAAATTTAGGTATAGAATCGCTTTGTCCAAACAGTGATTTTCCAGCGATTGTCAAAGATAATAGCAAGAGTGGAAAGAGTAAATTTTACAGCAAATCAACTATGGCTAAACGAAATATGAGCGAAAAGGCAAATGCTAATTTTAATGAATTGTTTAATGATGTTTTGATTAATAAATTTAATGATAAGTTTTGCTTTTCACTAGAAATCGATAAAATAATCCACGATGAAAACTCCTACGCTGCTATCGTTCATATCGATGCAAACGAGCTTGGAAGTAGAGTTAAACAGCTTAAAAGTTTTAACGTTGCCAAAGAATTTTCACAAGTCGTAGATACAAATATGAAAAAGGCGATGGAAGAGACGATTAAAATCCTAGCTTCTAAATTTAAAAATGGAAAGTTTGATGGAGAGTTTTTTGATGGAGCAAATTTAGAGCTTAAAACAGATGATGATAAATTTATCTTGCCATTTCGACCTGTTGTTTTAAGTGGAGATGATTTGACCTTTATCAGCGAGGGGCGACTTGGAGTTTTTATAGCAAGAACATTTATAAATGAGCTTAAAAAACTGCCTTTAAATTTTGTTTCAAGCGATGATAAAAAACTCAAACAACCACTTTTTGCAAGCGGAGGAATCGCTATAGTCAAGGCAAAAACTCCGTTTTTTAAAGGCTATACCTTTGCAGAAGAGCTAACGACAAGCGCTAAAAAACTTCTTAAAGAAAGCACAAATAAAGATGAAAAAACGAGCATTGATTTTTTTATCCTATCTTCTGGAATTTTGGGCGAATTTGATGATGTTAGAAAGAGATATTTTACAAAAGATAGTAAAGAGCTTTATAATGGTGGTTATAGTGAGGCTGATTTTGCAAGGCTTGTCAAACTTATGCAAGAGTTAAAAGATATATCAAAAAACAAAATTATGAAGCTTAGAGATCTAGCTTTTGAAAGCGAAGAAAGCGTTAAAAAATATCTTGAAGTTTATTGTGATAACAAATTGATTAAAGATAATAAGCTTGAATTTAAAATGCTCGTAGAAGCCATAGAGCTGATGAAATTTTATCCGATTTTTGATGGCGAGTTTTATAAAGGAGAGCAATCATGCAAAAACAACTAGAAATTACGCTAAAAAGCAACGCTCTTATAAGCAATGGCGATGGATATGGGCTGGTTGATGTTGATTCGATTAGTGATGAGTTTGGAAGATTTTATATCCCAGCAAAACGTTTAAAAGGAGTGTTAAAAGAGAGCGCGACCGAAGTTTTAGAGATGCAAGGAAAACTAGATGATGAGATAAAAAATCAGATAAACAAGCTCTTTGGAACTTCTAAAGAAAAAGGCAAAATCAGCATAGAAAACGCTATCATAGATGAGAGCGAATTTCTTAAACGGCTTAGCATTTTTGGTAAAGAACGTGTAAAATCACTTAAATCTATGGTTATTAACCAAACTTCTATCGATGAAAATGGTGTAGCAAAGTCTGGAAGTCTAAGAAGGATGAGAGTCATAAAAAGTGGTAATAAATTTAGCACTAAAATCGAGCTTGAGGAAGATTTAAAAGATAAATTTAAAGAGTTGTTAAATCATGCTATAAAAAACTTAAAACGCCTTGGCAGTAGTAGAAACAGAGGTTTAGGCGCGGTTGAGTGTGAGCTTGTGCCGATAAAAGATAGTAAAAAATCACTAAATTTTAACCTTAAAAACAGCTGCATAGTTATAAATTTAACTCAACCAACCGCAATCACTTTAAAAAAAGGCGATGATTTTAATATCCAAACATACGACTATCTCCCATCAACCACGCTAAAAGGTGCGATTTTAGCAAAGCTTAGAAGTATAAAAAAAGATGATTTAGCAGATGAGTTTGAAAAAGCGATAGTAAAAAATGGCTATCTTTTTAAAGATAACAAAATTTACCGCCCTACTCCAAATATACTTGAAAAGTATAAATACGAAAACAGTAACGAAGCGCTTGATAAATTTAGCACAACAAACGGAAAAGAACCTGAAGCAAAATGCTCAAAACTAGGTGGTTTTTTCTATGCAGATGGCAAAACGATAGAATTAATAAAACCTAAAAAAGAGAGCTTTTTTCATATACAAAGAAGCAGAATTTCTCAAAGTAGCGATAAAGAAAACGGAGCTATTTTTACCTATGAATCTCTTTGTAGAGATCAAAGCTTTTGCGCTGAAATTTTATGCGAATCCACTCTTTTAGAAAAAGTTAAAACCGCTTTAGGAAGCGAGTTTGCCTTGCAAATTGGAAGATCTAAAAACGCTCAATACTCAAAAACGCAAGCATTTATAAACGTGGTTAATAAAGCAAAAGAGCAAAATTTAAAATCAAAAGCTTATTTGGTTTGTGAAAGCCCACTTATCTTGCTTGATGAATTTGGCGTACAAAGCCCAACTTTGGCTAACTTAAAGCTATATATAGACTCTTTGTTAGAGTGCGATTGTGAGATTGTCAAATCATCAGCTCGTTTCTCAAGACAGCAATCTTATAAGCTAAGCTATAAATGCAAGGTAAAAGAGACCTTAGGTTTTGAGAGTGCAAGTACGTTTTTAATCGATTTTAAAAAAGAATGCGATATCTCAAAGCTTGAAAAAGGGCTTGGAGAATTAGTAGAGTTTGGTTATGGGCAGGTTAGAGTATATGATGAGTTTAAAGACTTTGAATTTATAAATTTAAACGACAAAGAAAAATCAAGCATTATCGAAGAAGTTTTTGATAATCAAAAAGAGCTTTTGTTTAAACTTTTAGAGGAGTATTTTTATGAGAAGATGTGTTTGAACGGATTTAAAGAAATCGCAGTCAAAGACGAAAACATCACATCTAGCGAGTACTCTAGGCTTGAGAAAATCGTATCTTCATCATCAAAGCAAAAAGATTTAAAAGATAAATTAGAAGCTAAAAAAGAGAACAACACCAACGAACTAACAACCTTTAATCAAAAGATAAAAAACAAATTTATACAGATAAATGACTGGTTTGATAAAATTCCCGAATTTGATAGCGTAAAAGATAAAATCAGTGAAAATTTATACAACGAATTCGTAGATAGTCGTGGATATGAGCTTCAAAAAAGATTTCTAATCAGCCTTATTAGATACCACAGAAACGTAAAAAAGGATGTAAAATGAGCCAAAATCCAAGAATAACAAAAAAATTTGTCTTAAAAGCCACGCTTATAAACAAAACAGCATTTAGCATATCAAGTGGCGAGGGCGAGTTTATAGATAGTATTGTAGTTAAAGATGCAAATGATAAACCTTATATCCCAGCAAGTTCGCTTATAGGAGTTTTGCGAAGTGAGTGTAATAAATTTAGTCCAAACAAAACAGCTTTTGATGAGTTTTTCGGAAGTGGAGATAAACCAAGTGCGATTTGTATAAATGACTCGAGTTTAAATGGAAACGGCGAGATAAATTTGCGAAATGGTGTGAAAATAGATCCTAAAACAAACATCGCTAAAGATGGCGCATTATACGACTTTGAGTGCGTTGTAGCTGGGAGTGAGTTTGACTTTCAAGCAGAGCTTACACTTCGACAAATGCACGATGAAAAGGCGATTTTAGAGATTTTTGATACGCTTTGTTGTCTTATCAAAAATGGCTTTAGCATAGGCGCAAAGACACAAAATGGACTTGGAAAAATCAAATGCAAAAAGCTTGAAATTTGTAAATTTGACTTCGCAAATGATAAAAATGCCTTTGAAAACTATATAAATGCTAAATTTAGTAATAACTATGAGCCAAAATTTAAGCCTGAAAAGCTTTCAAACACAACTGAAATTTCACTTAGCTTAAATATAATAAATTCACTTCTCATAGGCTCAACTCCAGATGAAAAAAGCGACGCAGATGTAGTGAGTCTTAACGAAAATGGCGAGTTTTTACTAAGTGGCACAAGCCTAAAAGGAGCGTTGCGAAATCAAGCTTTAAAAATCGCAAACACCTTTGCTAAGGGCGATTTGGTTGATGAGCTTTTTGGTTATATAAGCGAAGATAAAGAACAAAAAGCTAAAAAATCGCGCATAAAAGTTAGCGAAACACAGATAAATAAAGCTGTTAGAAAGCTTCACCAACGTATCAAAATCGATCGTTTTAGCGCAGCGACAATCGATGGCGCACTGTTTGATAGTGAAGCTATTTTTGGTAGTGATGATATGCTTGTAAATTTAGAAATCACTAATGCTTCAAAGCAAGAGTTAGGACTTATCTTGCTTACGTTAAAAGACCTTTGCACGGGCTTTTTAGCAGTTGGAGGCAATAAAAATATCGGGCGAGGCGTATTTAGTGGCGAGATAGAAAAAGTCCTTCATAATGGCGAAGATTTAAGCAAAGATTATGAGCGCTTAAACGCTTTTGCAAGCGAGTTTAGCAACGGAGGTGCGAAATGAATGATAAAATAAGAGTAAATTTAGACAAGATTTTCTTTGAAAATTTAAAAAACAGCTTAGTAAATGAGATAGAAGATGGTTGGGGAATTTTTTGGTTAAAAGATGAGATAAAATTTGCTAAGATTGCCCATAAAAGAGCTGAATTTTATGATAATTTTAAGCTAAATGAAGATGAGATTTTAGAAGCTAGAATTTTTAACAAAGATAAAGAAATTTATCTTTTTAGGCGTTTTGGCGAGCTAGAGGCTTGGCTTATGGATGATGAAAATAAAGAGAAAGAAGATGATTTTCTTGAAGAAACTATCAACTTGCTTGGCTCAAATCCAACGCCACTAAAAGATGGCTTTTATAAGCTAGAAGCAGAGAGTGGCTCAAGCTTCATACTTCCACTTGATAAAGAGTACAAAACTGTACAAATCGTCCGCAGAAACTATCTAGTTATAAGCGAAAATTCTCAAGTTTCTTATGGGGATTTTAGACTTGTAGAGATAAAAGGAGAATAAGATGGTAAATCAAAATAATAAAACACCAAAAGCAGTTACTTATGACGCTCATGCACCATATAACTTTGTTCCATTAAATGATAAGGTTGTAGAATTTGATAAAATTTTGGATTTAAAGCTTGATAAAGATGAAAATTTAGAGTCAAAAGAAGATAGCGAAATTTATGGTTTAAGCAAGTTTCATGATGGCGCAAACAGTGGATTTATCGAGCTTGAGATAGAGGCTTTAACTGCGATTTTTGTTGGAGATAGTAACAAAAATAGCACAATGTTTTACAACATTAACAACAACTACCAAATTCCGGCAAGTTCGCTTCGCGGTATCATAAAAACTCTTGTAGAAGTTGCTAGCTACTCTAAATTTATGACTTTTAATGATAGTAGGTTTTACTTTCGTGATGTGGCTGGAAAATCAGGCAATAGTCTTAAATCTATTTATTCAGATAAATTAGTTAGACTAGTTATATCAGAAGAAACCAATACAAAAAAAACAGAACCAAAGTCAGAAGCTGGTTTTTTACAAAAGATAGATTCAAGACATTATCAAATAGTCCCAGTTAAAATGGAAAAACGACTATATATTGATAAATTTGGCACTGATTCATACAAATATCCAAAAATGAAAATTGAATATACAAATAAAGGATATGAAGTTTATTCTGGGTATATGAAAAGTTTTAAAAAAGACAAAAAGTCAGGAAAAAAAATTGATACAAGTAAAAAGCATTATTATGAATTTAATTTACCAGATAAAAATATACAAGCTTTTACTGTTCCATATGAAACTATTAAATTATACAAAGAAGATAATCTTAAACAACAACCGCAAAGAAAAAGAAGTGGTTTTATAAATTTATTAGATGAAT
It encodes:
- a CDS encoding NAD(P)H-dependent oxidoreductase, whose amino-acid sequence is MKTLLINAHPKFDDKFSFSHMLEAKFKEKFELKFDKKLLTQLNLYGEAIPCLDKEMLDLFENPKENALSKRMDAIMEQFLSHKRVVIVMPLHNFNVTSRFKDYMDNILIAHKTFTYKSGGSVGLMNDDRKVLLLLSSGSLYTDSSRYEALDFASSYIKAMFCEMMGFNEFSLVRAEGTSLSRFSKEEILDKSYANLDAVFDKFYLQLQEI
- a CDS encoding RAMP superfamily CRISPR-associated protein, with translation MQKQLEITLKSNALISNGDGYGLVDVDSISDEFGRFYIPAKRLKGVLKESATEVLEMQGKLDDEIKNQINKLFGTSKEKGKISIENAIIDESEFLKRLSIFGKERVKSLKSMVINQTSIDENGVAKSGSLRRMRVIKSGNKFSTKIELEEDLKDKFKELLNHAIKNLKRLGSSRNRGLGAVECELVPIKDSKKSLNFNLKNSCIVINLTQPTAITLKKGDDFNIQTYDYLPSTTLKGAILAKLRSIKKDDLADEFEKAIVKNGYLFKDNKIYRPTPNILEKYKYENSNEALDKFSTTNGKEPEAKCSKLGGFFYADGKTIELIKPKKESFFHIQRSRISQSSDKENGAIFTYESLCRDQSFCAEILCESTLLEKVKTALGSEFALQIGRSKNAQYSKTQAFINVVNKAKEQNLKSKAYLVCESPLILLDEFGVQSPTLANLKLYIDSLLECDCEIVKSSARFSRQQSYKLSYKCKVKETLGFESASTFLIDFKKECDISKLEKGLGELVEFGYGQVRVYDEFKDFEFINLNDKEKSSIIEEVFDNQKELLFKLLEEYFYEKMCLNGFKEIAVKDENITSSEYSRLEKIVSSSSKQKDLKDKLEAKKENNTNELTTFNQKIKNKFIQINDWFDKIPEFDSVKDKISENLYNEFVDSRGYELQKRFLISLIRYHRNVKKDVK
- the ilvD gene encoding dihydroxy-acid dehydratase, which gives rise to MRSDIIKKGYTRTPHRSLLRATGLKDEDFNKPFIGVANSFIEIIPGHFYLNKYSEIIKDEIRKNGCIPFEFNTIGVDDGIAMGHSGMLYSLPSREIIANSIETVMNAHALDAMIAIPNCDKIVPGMIMGALRVNVPTLFVSGGPMKAGIDENGNALDLNSAFEAVGAYETKKIDEKELYKIECAACPSGGSCSGMFTANSMNTLCEAMGIALEGNGTILALTPQREELMRKAARRICQIALDERFKIRNILNEKAVKNAMVIDMAMGGSSNTILHMLAISREAGCPLDIKELNTISKNIAHIAKIAPSLPSVHMEDVHKAGGMSAVMREISRRDNGLLSLDNLTVSGETLGERIKDAKILDESVIHKVENAYSKVGGLAILFGNLAEQGCVIKTAGIIGERKFSGRAVCFNSQDEAIAGISGGKVTKGDVVVLRYEGPKGGPGMQEMLTPTSLIIGRGLGADVALITDGRFSGATRGLCIGHVSPEAAEGGMIGLLKDGDIIDIDVDTYSINVRLDKAEVAKRKAEFKYAGKQVSSRWLRQYQKLVTNASNGAILEA
- a CDS encoding SLC13 family permease, producing the protein MSQEVESQLTAHTPFPKRGLIIIVVAAILSFILYNILPYEPNVKKGLVMLFFVASLWLTEAVHITITALMVPIIGIIIGIGSFSKTGEFTALTMKKALTSFADPTIYLFFGGFALATALHIQKLDRKIAMKIISLSGNHLGIATVAICAVTALLSMWVSNTATAAMMLPLALGMITSLDQEKDRGTFVFILLGIAYSASIGGLGTIVGSPPNAIASAALGFSFIDWMKLGLPMMLLFFPLMLIVLYFVLKPNLGQKIQLEVEEVPWTTSRIVTAVLFVVTALFWIFSKQLSELLGVKLSDAFIAIAAAILIVVLGLATWKDIAKNTEWGVLLLFGGGLTLSAILKDSGASLVLGQEVARIFGDAPKFLIIFVVAIFIIVLTEFTSNTASAALLVPVFAAIAPQVGLPTETLTIVIGIGASCAFMMPVATPPNAIVFGTGLIKQSEMVKSGIILCTACAAVLSVYTYLFYA
- a CDS encoding diacylglycerol kinase gives rise to the protein MRNQPKYNFFKNTNYAISGLCEIVKNESSFKIELVIIAILSVCSLFLKLSVALHIILIVSLLLVLLTECLNSAIERCVDLTTTQIHPLAKAAKDAGSAAVFISICITVISWGFVLFELIFGLA
- a CDS encoding RAMP superfamily CRISPR-associated protein; its protein translation is MSQNPRITKKFVLKATLINKTAFSISSGEGEFIDSIVVKDANDKPYIPASSLIGVLRSECNKFSPNKTAFDEFFGSGDKPSAICINDSSLNGNGEINLRNGVKIDPKTNIAKDGALYDFECVVAGSEFDFQAELTLRQMHDEKAILEIFDTLCCLIKNGFSIGAKTQNGLGKIKCKKLEICKFDFANDKNAFENYINAKFSNNYEPKFKPEKLSNTTEISLSLNIINSLLIGSTPDEKSDADVVSLNENGEFLLSGTSLKGALRNQALKIANTFAKGDLVDELFGYISEDKEQKAKKSRIKVSETQINKAVRKLHQRIKIDRFSAATIDGALFDSEAIFGSDDMLVNLEITNASKQELGLILLTLKDLCTGFLAVGGNKNIGRGVFSGEIEKVLHNGEDLSKDYERLNAFASEFSNGGAK